The Lactuca sativa cultivar Salinas chromosome 2, Lsat_Salinas_v11, whole genome shotgun sequence genome includes a window with the following:
- the LOC111916319 gene encoding GRF1-interacting factor 1 isoform X2: MQQHLMQMQPMMAAYYPSNNVTTDHIQQYLDENKSLILKIVESQNSGKMAECAEHQAKLQRNLMYLAAIADSQPQAPALHSQPGSHYMQQHQQAQQMSPQALMAARSSMLYSQQQYSSLQQQQALHSQLGMNSGGGSSGLHMLQSDNNNAAGGGTHLGGGGGGGFPDFSRKQDIGISGPTNEGRGGGSGGGDGGETLYLKSPDKGN; the protein is encoded by the exons ATGCAGCAGCACCTGATGCAGATGCAGCCCATGATGGCAGCCTATTATCCCTCCAACAACGTCACTACTGATCATATTCAACAG TACCTTGATGAAAACAAGTCTCTGATCCTGAAGATTGTTGAGAGTCAAAACTCAGGGAAAATGGCCGAATGTGCAGA ACATCAGGCCAAGCTTCAGAGAAACCTGATGTACCTTGCTGCCATTGCTGACTCTCAACCCCAGGCACCTGCTCTTCATTCTCAG CCAGGAAGTCACTACATGCAGCAACACCAACAAGCGCAACAGATGTCACCTCAAGCACTCATGGCTGCACGTTCTTCGATGCTCTACAGTCAACAGCAGTACTCGTCGCTACAGCAGCAGCAGGCGTTGCATAGCCAGCTTGGAATGAACTCCGGCGGTGGAAGTAGCGGACTTCACATGCTACAGTCCGACAATAACAATGCTGCTGGCGGTGGAACTCATctcggaggaggaggaggaggagggttCCCGGACTTTTCTCGTAAGCAAGACATTGGGATTTCTGGGCCCACCAATGAGGGGCGAGGTGGTGGTTCCGGTGGTGGGGATGGTGGTGAGACACTGTACCTGAAATCTCCCGACAAAGGTAACTGA
- the LOC111916319 gene encoding GRF1-interacting factor 1 isoform X1 encodes MQQHLMQMQPMMAAYYPSNNVTTDHIQQYLDENKSLILKIVESQNSGKMAECAEHQAKLQRNLMYLAAIADSQPQAPALHSQYPQGGMMQQPGSHYMQQHQQAQQMSPQALMAARSSMLYSQQQYSSLQQQQALHSQLGMNSGGGSSGLHMLQSDNNNAAGGGTHLGGGGGGGFPDFSRKQDIGISGPTNEGRGGGSGGGDGGETLYLKSPDKGN; translated from the exons ATGCAGCAGCACCTGATGCAGATGCAGCCCATGATGGCAGCCTATTATCCCTCCAACAACGTCACTACTGATCATATTCAACAG TACCTTGATGAAAACAAGTCTCTGATCCTGAAGATTGTTGAGAGTCAAAACTCAGGGAAAATGGCCGAATGTGCAGA ACATCAGGCCAAGCTTCAGAGAAACCTGATGTACCTTGCTGCCATTGCTGACTCTCAACCCCAGGCACCTGCTCTTCATTCTCAG TATCCTCAAGGCGGAATGATGCAGCAGCCAGGAAGTCACTACATGCAGCAACACCAACAAGCGCAACAGATGTCACCTCAAGCACTCATGGCTGCACGTTCTTCGATGCTCTACAGTCAACAGCAGTACTCGTCGCTACAGCAGCAGCAGGCGTTGCATAGCCAGCTTGGAATGAACTCCGGCGGTGGAAGTAGCGGACTTCACATGCTACAGTCCGACAATAACAATGCTGCTGGCGGTGGAACTCATctcggaggaggaggaggaggagggttCCCGGACTTTTCTCGTAAGCAAGACATTGGGATTTCTGGGCCCACCAATGAGGGGCGAGGTGGTGGTTCCGGTGGTGGGGATGGTGGTGAGACACTGTACCTGAAATCTCCCGACAAAGGTAACTGA